The genomic region TTTCCCAGAGTATGATTGCTTTATATCCTAACCCTTTTATTTTATGATTTGTCTATTTATTGAAAGTGAGGGACAAATATGGACGTATGTATTATAGCTGTAGGTTCTGAATTATTACTAGGTCAAATTACAAATACAAATGCGCAATATTTATCAAAGAAATTGAATGAAGCGGGGTATCATGTTAAAAAGCACATTGTTGTGGGAGATAACAAAGCGCGCTTAACACAAGTGTCAAAGAATGCGTTAGAGCAATTCGACATAATCATTTACACTGGCGGACTTGGGCCAACAAAAGATGATTTGACGAAACAAACGATTGCCAAAATGTTAAATAAGTCCTTAGTGATGGATTCAGAGGCACTTATTTATATAGAACGCTATTTTAAAGCTCAAGGTAAAGTCATGACACCTAACAATAAGCAACAAGCATTAGTCATTGAAGGTGCACACGTTTTAAAGAATAAAGTAGGAATGGCACCTGGTATATTTGTAGAATATGGAAATAAAGCAATCGTCATGCTACCGGGACCACCTAAAGAGATGAAGCCCATGGTCGATTATGAATTGATGCCTTTATTGTATCAAGAAGACCAAACAATTTATTCAGAGGTGTTAAGGTTTTGTGGTATAGGTGAATCACAAATTGAAACGGAGCTTATAGATTTGATAGAAGCCCAGGACAATCCAACTATCGCCCCGTTAGCAGGTGCACATGAAGTGACAATTCGTTTAACTGCGGATGGAAGAACTGTAGAAGACTGTCAGAGGCTCATTCGTCCCATTAAAGAAGAAATATTAAACCGCGTAGGTCGATACTACTATGGCTTGAATGATATGACTCCAGAGAGAGCTGTAATGAATAGACAAAAGCATAGTATTGCAATTTATGATGGCGTTACACAAGGATTATTATATTCAAGGTTAAAAACGGAAGACATCAATAATCATTTGAAAGGGTATCTTATTGATCATGATATTTATTTAAATCATCAACGTCCTATTCAGCAGCAATTACAATATAGTGTCGCATTAGTACAACAATTATTTAATACGTCTCAAGCGATTACGATTCTCTCAAACGGGAATAATATTCATGTCGGTTTTTTATCTCATGATCAATATTTTGAATGTCAATTTAAAATGAGCGATGAACGCCAATTAAAGCGAGATAGAAGTCAAAATTATGTTCTTATAGAATGGCTAAACTGGCTTAAATCATAAATGAAATAGGTATTAAAATAACTTTTCGGAAGTACGTGTGTTCGATATTTTTAGATTTTGATTTTGTAAAATACGAACAAATATTCGTAAAAAAGTTGTAATTGTCATGAATGTCGTGTATAGTTAAATTAAGTTAAAATCGAATTGTAGGAGGTCCTAGATTGGATAACGAACGTCAAAAAGCATTAGATACAGTAATTAAAAATATGGAAAAATCATTTGGTAAAGGTGCAGTCATGAAACTCGGTGACAATAAAGATAGACGTGTATCAAGTGTATCAAGTGGTTCTGTTACATTAGACCATGCACTCGGTGTTGGTGGCTACCCGAAAGGCCGTATTATAGAGGTGTATGGTCCAGAAAGTTCAGGTAAAACTACGGTTGCATTACATGCCATTGCCGAAGTACAAAAAAATGGTGGGGTGGCTGCATTTATTGATGCAGAACATGCGCTTGACCCAGTGTATGCTGAAGCATTAGGTGTCGACATTAATAATTTATATTTGTCACAACCCGATCATGGTGAACAGGGGCTTGAGATTGCTGAAGCATTTGTACGTAGTGGAGCGGTAGATATCGTTATTGTCGATTCAGTTGCAGCACTTACACCAAAAGCCGAAATTGAAGGTGAAATGGGAGATACGCATGTAGGTTTACAAGCGCGATTAATGTCACAAGCGCTAAGAAAGTTATCAGCAGCTATCTCAAAGTCTAAAACGACAGCCATCTTTATTAACCAAATTCGTGAAAAAGTAGGGGTAATGTTCGGAAATCCGGAGACGACGCCTGGTGGACGAGCTTTAAAATTCTATAGTTCAGTACGTTTAGAAGTACGTCGTGCAGAACAACTTAAGCAAGGTCAAGACATTGTAGGTAACCGTACAAAAATAAAAGTAGTTAAAAACAAAGTGGCACCACCATTCAAAGTAGCTGAAGTTGACATTATGTATGGTAAGGGTATTTCACGTGAAGGTGAACTTATAGATTTAGGTGTACAATATGATATTGTAGATAAGTCTGGTGCTTGGTACTCTTATAACGGTGAACGCATGGGACAAGGTAAAGAAAACGTGAAACAATTTTTAAGTGACAATCCTCAAATTGAAAATGCAATTGATCGTCAATTACGTGAAAAATTAGGTATTTTTGATGGAGATGTAGAAGAGTCCCACCCTTCAGAAGAAGCACAAACATTATTTGACGAGTAATAAATTGTGTTTCAGTAAAATAAAATGTGAAGCAGACAAAGCGTCTCATAATCTAGACGGCTTTGCTGCTTTTTTAATGTCATTAAACTAGAAACATTAGATAACCTTTATCTACTCTTTAAATTTTCAGTAAAGACATTAACATGTGTAACTAAATATTAAAAGATGAAGGGTTTTTACTACTGAAATTGAAAAAATAGAAAAAATACGACAATAAGTTAAGTTATAAATGATTGATGGCAACATTTTAACACATTGCTGTCAGAAACCTTGATTTTTAACCTTTCAAACCGTACAATTGAAGTTGTATGATTCTTATTTAATTCATATAATCATATAAATTGTTATTGATATACAGAAGAAATCCTAGAAAAAGGAGGTGTTTGTGTGAATTTATTAAGCCTCTTACTCATTTTGTTGGGTATTATTCTAGGAGTTGTTGTTGGGTACTTTATCGCCCAAAATTTGATTCATCAAAAGTTAATGCAGGCCAAAAGTACTGCTAGAGATATTATTGAGCAAGCCAATAAAGAAGCAGAAAATCTCAAAAAAGAGAAACTCATAGAAGCAAAAGAAGAAAATCAATTGCTTCGTGAACGTTCAGAAAGTGAACTTAGAGAAAGACGTGGCGAGCTACAAAAACAAGAGTCCCGACTTCTTCAAAGAGAGGAAAACCTTGACCGAAAATCTGATCTGTTAGATAAAAAGGATGAGATTTTAGAAGAAAAGGAATCTAAACTTGAAGAAAGACAACAACAAGTAGATATAAAAGAGAGTAGTGTTCAATCTATAATAATGAAGCACGAACAAGAATTAGAACGCATCTCCGGTCTTACGCAAGAAGAAGCACGTGAGGAACAATTTTCACGTGTTGAAGAAGAATTGTCACAAGATATTGCAGTTTTAGTGAAAGAAAAAGAACGAGAAGCAAAAGAAAAAGTGAACCAAAAAGCAAAAGAACTTTTAGCTACTGTCGTTCAACGTTTTGCTGCTGATCATACGTCTGAATCTACTGTATCAGTCGTTAATTTACCTAATGATGAAATGAAAGGACGTATTATTGGTCGAGAAGGACGCAATATCCGTACCCTCGAAACATTAACAGGTATAGATTTAATCATTGATGATACACCTGAAGCAGTTATTCTTTCTGGGTTTGATCCAGTAAGACGAGAAATTGCAAAAACAGCTTTAATTAATTTAGTTTCGGATGGAAGAATTCATCCAGGACGTATAGAAGATATGGTTGAAAAAGCACGTAAAGAAGTTGATGAAATTATTAGAGAAGCAGGAGAGAATGCAACATTTGAATTAAATATTCATAATATGCATCCTGACTTAGTTAAAATTTTAGGACGTATGCATTATAGAACGAGCTATGGTCAAAATGTTTTAAAACATTCAATTGAGGTTGCATATCTGTCAGGTATGCTTGCTGCAGAATTGAACGAAGATGTCGCGTTGGCTAAACGAGCAGGTTTACTTCATGATATTGGCAAAGCAATTGACCATGAGGTAGAGGGTAGTCACGTTGAAATTGGTGTTGAGCTTGCTCAAAAATACAATGAACCTGAAACAGTGATTAATGCTATTCACTCACATCATGGTGACGTAGAGCCAACTTCAATTATATCTATCCTAGTAGCAGCAGCGGATGCATTATCAGCTGCGCGTCCAGGTGCTCGTAAAGAAACTTTAGAAAACTATATTAAGCGTTTAGAACGTCTTGAAGCAATTTCTGAGAACTACGATGGTGTTGAAAAAGCTTATGCAATTCAAGCAGGTCGAGAAATACGAGTTATCGTATCACCTGATAATATTGATGATTTAAAGGCACATCGTTTAGCTCGAGATATTAAAAATCAAATAGAAGATGAACTACAATATCCTGGTCATATTAAGGTGACAGTTGTTCGTGAGACGAGAGCAATTGAATATGCAAAATAAAAGGTAAAATGATAAGGTTAGAATAAAAAGTTTGAGTCGGACTATGATTAATTCGCTCAGGCGTTTATTCTAACCTTTTTAGGTTTATCAGGTCTATAATAAATCGGACTGGTGTATAAATAATTTCATTTATTTGATTGTTCCATAAAGCCTCGCTTTTCTAGGCGCCTCACCTCAACTCATTTTAAGATTGAACTTACCCAATCTTAAAATGGATTTTCGGTTACGGCAAGATGCCTCAGAAGTCTCGGCTTAGGAATCAATCAAATGTGCTATATTTATTCACACCCTTAAGTTATAAAGTATGTTTTACCAACTCAATTTTACTGATTTATGTTGTATTAAAAGAGGCATTAATGTTCAAGACTTTATGATCACACAACGAAAAAGGAGTTAAGCAATCCATTATTGCATAACGCCTTAATTTAATGCGACCAGTCCAATTTGACTGAGAGCCTAATAAACCGGGTTGGTTGAATGTTGAATCATGCATTTCATCAGTCCGGTTATTTTAATGACTGAACTTTTTCTTTTAATTTAGATAAGGATACGAAAGTGTCTTGTTTTAAGGATAACAGTGAGTTATGACATGCATACACGACGTATTGATGGTGAGACTCCTGAGGCTATCCCCTCGGAAAGCGATGTCATATCATACAAAGTTCTATCATAATATCATAAAATGAAGCGCTAAGATGCATTTTTATTGAAAATCATCTTAGCGCTATTTACTTTGGGTATGATGTCCCAGCCTTATATATCGGAAGAGATTGGATAGCATTTATCACTTTTTATAAGAGAAATTTACTGTACCCAAGCCTCTTTCGATAATTGATATAAATCCACTTAGTTGTTATCGCAAAGTCCCAGTCTAGTATCGCGTATTTCTGAAAGTGACTCAGAAGTATCCATTCTGTGTGAAGCAATATTAGAATAACGTTCTGCAATTCGATATGCATTAATATATAACTCAATACTGTCTTTAGCGATATCCTCAGCTGTTTCCTTTTTGGATGGATTCGCACTTACTACAAGTTCAGCAAATTTTTCCGGATTAATGTTAATAGACATAAATTGAATGACAACTCCTAAATGTTTTATTGATTGAAAATAATTTAAAAGTTTTAAAGTCCTAGAAAGAACATTTAAAACTTATTATTTACAAATACCCTATTGTGAGAATATTAATCTTTTATATAAATAATTCTTTTATAAAAATGATAAATGCTCAAATAAGCACTTGAATAACAAAGTGAAAAGTGTTAAGTTTTATTCAAGTATAAATTTGAATGAAAAGAGGCAATGTTCAAATGCGCAAAAATAATATAGAAGTTTGTGAAACTTTTAGTATCAATTCGAAAGCAGTTAACAATGTAAAAAATGAAATCAAAGCATCAAATATTACTGAAGTAAGTCATATGTTGAAAAGTATTGCTGATGAAAATAGAGCAAAAATGACATATGCTTTGTGTATTCATGAAGAATTGTGTGTATGTGATATCGCTGAAATTCTCAATATTACAGTAGCAAACGCGTCGCATCACTTAAGGCTTTTGTATAAGAACGGAATTGTCACTTTCAGAAAAGACGGGAAACGAGCGTTTTATCGTTTATATGATGAACATATTCGTCAAATTATATTGTTATCAATCGAACATAAGAAAGAAGTTGATTACGATGACAAAGATTAAAGAAGTATTTAAAATCGAAGGCCTGTCATGTGCAAATTGTGCAAATAAGTTTGAGAAAAACGTTAAAAAAATAAAAACTGTGGAAGATGCTGTTGTTAATTTTGGTGCATCTAAAATATATGTTGAGGGGCATGTTACAATAGATGAGTTAGAGCATGCAGGTTCGTTTGAAAACCTTTCTATTAAACCAGAACATCATGTTGATCGTTCGAAGGTGGGCGCTCGTAACCCTTCAGAATTAACATTAGTAGGAAAAATCAAATTATTTTATCATAACTATCAAAAAGTTTGTATAGCGACATTATTGTTGGCTTTAGGTTACTTTTCTTATTTTGGGTTAGGTCAATATCATCTAGTGACACTTCTACTCTATCTTTTCTCAATTTTATTAAGTGGACACCAATTAATCATTCAAGGTTTTAAAAATTTAATCCATTTTGAATTTGATATGCAAGCTTTAATGACTATTGCTGTTATTGGAGGGCTATTAATTGGGCAATGGGGAGAAGTGGCTGTTGTTATCATTTTATTTGCGATAAGTGAGGAATTGGAAGCATATGCTATGTCTAAAGCGCGTAAATCGATGGAATCTTTAATGGAAATCGCACCTCAACAAGCGACGGTCATACGTGGCGATCAGAGATTGAATGTAAATGTAGAAGAGGTTAAAGTCAACGAACTTATTTATATCAAACCCGGTCAAAAAATCCCATTAGATGGTAAGATTAAATTTGGAAGTGCTTTTGTGAACGAAGCAGCTGTCACTGGTGAATCCATGCCTGTTCAAAAAAGTGTGGATGAACACGTTTTTGCAGGAACTTTAAATATGGATGGCCTTTTAAAGGTTCAAGTTTCAAAAATATCAAGTGAGACTACAATTGCTAAAATCATTCAATTAGTCGAGAAAGCACAAGTTGAAAAAGCACCACAACAACAATTTATTGAAAAATTTGCTAAATATTATACACCGCTTATTATGTTGATTGCATTAACTGTTGCCATCATGCCGCCTCTCTTTTTTAATGGAAGCTGGGTTGATTGGATTTATCAAGGCCTTTCTGTATTAGTAGTGGGGTGTCCTTGTGCCCTTGTTATTGCGACACCGATTTCAATTGTTTCAAGTATAGGAAATGCTGCTAAAAATGGTGTGCTGATTAAAGGTGGTGTACACCTTGAACAATTAAGCAAAATTCGAGCGATTGCTTTTGACAAAACAGGAACACTGACATTAGGGCAACCTGAAGTAAAGCATTTTGAATACTTAGGCCAGTCTGAAGATCAATATTCACATCTGAGTAATATTGCTTCGATAGAAAATGAATCGCAACATCCTGTAGCAAAAGCACTGTATGATTATTTGACTAAACATTTTAATATGAATATAACAGCAGCACATGCGATTCAATCTATTAATGGTCGTGGTATAAGAGGATTTAATGAAAAAAATAGTTATACGATTGGACATCCACCTTTGTTCGAGAATATAGATAGTCAAATATTAAATCGTATAAGAGAGCTCGAAAACCAAGGTATGACTGTTGTTTTAGCTGCTTGCAATCAAGATGTTTTTGCGTTGTTTGGCATACAAGATCAAGTACGTGAGCAATCGGAAAATACAATATCAGAACTCAAAAAATTAGGCATTCAAAATTTAATTATGCTTACAGGAGATAATGAGTCAAGTGCGAAATCAGTAGGAGATCGATTAGGATTGACGAAAATCAAAGCATCACTATTACCAGAAGACAAACTAAATTTTATTCAAAATTTAGAAAGAAATCATACATCGGTTGCAATGATAGGTGATGGTGTCAATGATGCACCGGCATTAGCTCGAGCTTCTGTTGGCGTTTCAATGGGGGCAGCTAGTACAGATGTGGCTATAGAAACGGCAGATATCGCATTGATGGGTGATGACATATCAAAACTACCTTACGCATACAAATTAAGTCGTTCGACTATGAATGTCGTTAAAACGAATATTATTTTTGCAATTGCTATAAAAGTAATCGCATTATTACTTGTTATTCCGGGATGGTTAACCTTATGGATTGCTATATTCTCAGATATGGGAGCAACACTGATTGTCGCATTAAATGCGATTCGATTACTGTATGTTAAATCAAGCTAATTAATCGCAACTGTTGTTTCATGAAAATGTGAGCTTTTTTAATTGTTTTAGTGCCGGTTTTACATTTAGTGATGATAACCTCAATGATTGACATCATTATTCAAAAAGATACAATGTATTAAAGAACGTCTAGTTTAATTAAGACATAACGACTAGGCATTAGAGAGGACGTAACTGAATATGAGAATTTTATTTATAGGGGATATCGTAGGAAAAGTAGGACGTGAAGCCATAACTGAAATACTACCTAAACTTAAACAACGCTATCGACCGACAGTGACAATCGTCAACGCTGAAAATGCAGCACATGGAAAAGGAATAACAGAAAAAATATATAAGCAGTTATTAAGAGAAGGTGTTGATTTCATTACTATGGGTAATCATACATATGGTCAACGTCAAATTTACGAATTCATTCAAGATGCTAAACGTATGGTAAGGCCAGCAAATTTTCCGGAAGAAGCACCCGGTATAGGTATGCGTATGATTAATCTTAATGATAAAAAACTAGCGATTATTAATTTGCAAGGACGTAGTTTTATGCCTGTTATAGATGATCCATTCAAAAAAGCGGATCAATTGATTCAAGAAGCTCAAAAAGAAACCAACTATATTTTTGTGGATTTTCATGCTGAGACTACATCTGAAAAGAATGCAATGGGTTGGTATCTAGATGGTAGAGTAAGTGCTGTAGTTGGAACACATACACATATACAGACAGCGGATGAACGTATTTTAAACCAAGGAACCGCGTATATTACTGATGTGGGAATGACAGGATATTACGATGGGATTTTAGGAATTAATCGTGATGAGGTCATTACACGTTTTATCACAAGTTTGCCTCAAAGGCACGTTGTACCAGATGAAGGTAGAAGTGTTTTATCAGGCGTAGTTATTGATCTTAAGGAAGATGGAAGTGCTAAGCAAATTGAACGTATTTTAATTAATGATGATCATCCTTTTGAATCGTTTGGATCAAATGCATTTAAAATTTAAATGCAACGTTTCATCTTAAATATATTAACAATAGTGGCTGACTAAAGGTAAAAGAATGATGTATCTGGTTGGTCACTTTTTAATATTAAAAAATACCATTTTTCTAAGCAGTTGTATCATCATTGTTAGCTGTTTAGTCAAAACAAAGCTTATTCAAACGATGATTTTGATATCGTCCATTAGTATGAATTTTGTTATAACCCATTAGATTTTGAGGAAAATCATGGGTTATTTTGTTATGATATTGAGTGAATTAAACGTGTAGGAGGCTAAATCTATGAAATCTCAAGTATCATGGAAAGTCGGTGGGCAACAAGGCGAAGGAATTGAATCAACTGGTGAAATCTTCGCTACTGCTATGAACCGAAAAGGATACTATTTATACGGTTATCGTCATTTTTCAAGCCGTATCAAAGGTGGCCATACTAACAATAAAATCCGTGTATCGACAACGCCTGTCCATGCTATAAGTGATGATTTAGATATACTTGTGGCATTTGATCAAGAAACGATCGAATTGAATTATCACGAAATGCGTGAAGATAGTGTGATTTTAGCTGATAGTAAAGCAAAGCCAGAAAAACCAGAAGACTGTAAAGCGCAACTTGTGAGTGTGCCATTTACTGAAATTGCTAAGGAATTAGGCACAGCACTGATGAAAAATATGGTTGCAATTGGTGCAACAGCGGCATTGATGGATTTAAATACTGAAACATTTAAAATGTTAATTGCTAATATGTTTGAAAAGAAAGGTCAAAAAGTGGTTGACTTAAATATTCAAGCATTAGAAGAAGGGTACCAATCAATGCAATCACAAAGTTCAGACATACAAGGTGATTTTGAACTTGAAGAAGGAAGTGGCTCACCACACCTTTATATGATTGGAAATGATGCTATTGGATTAGGTGCTATTGCTGGCGGTTCAAGATTTATGGCTGCTTATCCTATTACACCGGCTTCAGAAATAATGGAATATATGATTGATAACTTACCTAAAGTAGGTGGAACAGTTATCCAAACAGAAGATGAAATTGCTGCAGCGACGATGGCAATTGGATCAAATTACGCAGGGGTGCGTGCGTTTACTGCTTCTGCTGGACCGGGATTATCGCTAATGATGGAAGCAATTGGATTATCAGGCATGACAGAGACGCCACTTGTCATTATGAATACACAGCGTGGAGGTCCATCAACAGGTCTACCAACAAAGCAAGAGCAATCAGACTTGATGCAAATGATTTATGGGACACATGGTGACATTCCTAAAATAGTAGTTGCACCGACTGATGCGGAGGATGCCTTCTACTTAACAATCGAAGCTTTTAACTTGGCTGAAGAATATCAATGCCCAGTCATCATTTTAAGTGATTTACAACTTTCTTTAGGTAAGCAAACGGTTAAGCAACTAGATTATAGTAAAATTGAAATTAAGCGAGGCGCTACAATCACTGAAGACATTGAACGTGATCCAGATGATAAAAATTATTTCAAGCGTTATGCTTTAACTGAGACAGGTGTCTCACCAAGACCTATTCCTGGTGTCAAAGGTGGCATACATCATGTGACAGGGGTTGAGCATAATGAAGAAGGTAAACCGAGTGAGAATGCTGAAAATCGTCACAACCAAATGAACAAGCGTATGCGCAAAACAGAACGCTTATTAATTGAACAACCTGTAGAAGGCGAATTAAAACATGAGCAAGCGGATATATTATATCTCGGTTTTATCTCAACGAAAGGTGCCATTCAAGAAGGTGTAGAACGATTAGAAAATAAAGGACATAAAGTCAATCATTTACAAATTCGTCAACTTCATCCTTTCCCAAGTCAACTGATTCAAGATGCAGTAGATCAAGCACAAAAAGTAGTCGTAGTAGAGCATAATTACCAAGGACAGCTTGCAAATATTATCAAAATGAATGTGAATTTAGCCGATAAACTTGTTAATCAAGTCAAATACGACGGCACACCATTTTTACCGTTTGAAATAGAAGAAAAAGGTCATGAGATATTAAAAACGTTAAAGGAGAGAGTGTAATTGGCTACATTTAAAGATTTTAGAAATAGTGTCAAACCGAACTGGTGCCCAGGTTGTGGCGACTTTTCAGTTCAAGCAGCTATACAAAAAGCAGCAGCAAATGTTGGACTTGAGCCGGAAGATGTCGCTTTAATTACAGGAATTGGTTGCTCTGGACGACTTTCTGGTTACGTAAACTCTTACGGTGTGCACTCAATTCATGGACGTGCGTTGCCTTTAGCACAAGGTGTCAAGATGGCCAATCGTGATCTAACGGTTATCGCTTCAGGGGGAGATGGAGATGGTTATGCCATTGGTATGGGGCATACCATTCATGCCCTACGCAGAAATATGAACATAACGTATATCGTCATGGATAACCAAATATACGGACTAACTAAAGGTCAAACCTCTCCATCTTCTGCGCCAGGATTTATTACGAAAACAACGCCTAAAGGTAGCATTGAACAAAATGTAGCGCCTTTAGAATTAGCGTTGTCATCAGGTGCAACATTTGTGGCGCAAGGCTTTTCAAGTGATATCAAGGCGCTCACAAAAATGATTGAAGATGCTATTAATCATGATGGTTTTTCATTTGTGAATGTATTTTCACCATGTGTAACTTATAATAAGGTAAATACGTATGATTGGTTCAAAGAGAACTTAACAAGCATTGATGATATTGAAGATTATGATCAAACCAATAAACAAAAAGCGATGCAAACAGTACTTGAATATGAATCGTTATTAAAAGGGATCATTTATCAAGATACCACAACACCTTCATATGAATCACAAATAAGCGAATTAGGTGAAACACCACTAGCACATCAAGATATCAAGTTAGATCAAGCACAATTCGAGTCGCTTACAAAACAATTTGTCTAATATTCAGAGGGCTTATTTTCAGTTATACTATAATTGAAAATAAGCTTTTTATATTTTGTAATACATTGGAGGGATAAATGATGATCGATACATTAATGAGCATTCAAATCATACCTGAAACACCCAATGGAGAAGATGTCATTCCGTATGTAGATGAAGCGATTTCGATTATTGGACAGTCAGGGCTCAATTATAGAGTAGGTCCATTGGAAACAACGGTTGAAGGAGAAATGAGTGAATTATTAATATTAATTCAAAAGTTAAATGAGCGAATGGTTGAATTAGAAGTGCCAAGTGTTATCAGTCAAGTTAAATTCTATCATGTTCCAGAAGGGATTAGCATTGAAACATTGACTTATAAATATGATTAAATTTGAAATATAAAACTTTAAATTCACACCAACCATTGAATTTCGCTTCTTTGCACTTTTGTACATTTTTTAATATAATGAACTAATGATATATGGGCAGAAAGGGTTTTGTATGTGAATGAAGAACAAAGAAAAGCTGGGACGATAGATGTTTTAGCTAATCGTAAAGATAAAGATGAAAAAGATTATAGTAAATATTTTGATTTTGAACACGTTTATCAGCCCCCAAGTCTAAAAGAAGCCAAAAAACGTGGTAAAGAAACTGTTGAATACAATAGAGATTTTCAAATAGACGAAAAATATCGTGGTATGGGAAAAGGTCGTACATTTTTAATTAAAACATATGGATGTCAGATGAATGCACATGATACAGAAGTCATGGCAGGTATTTTTACTGCATTAGGATACACACCAACAGAAG from Staphylococcus felis harbors:
- a CDS encoding 2-oxoacid:acceptor oxidoreductase subunit alpha; the protein is MKSQVSWKVGGQQGEGIESTGEIFATAMNRKGYYLYGYRHFSSRIKGGHTNNKIRVSTTPVHAISDDLDILVAFDQETIELNYHEMREDSVILADSKAKPEKPEDCKAQLVSVPFTEIAKELGTALMKNMVAIGATAALMDLNTETFKMLIANMFEKKGQKVVDLNIQALEEGYQSMQSQSSDIQGDFELEEGSGSPHLYMIGNDAIGLGAIAGGSRFMAAYPITPASEIMEYMIDNLPKVGGTVIQTEDEIAAATMAIGSNYAGVRAFTASAGPGLSLMMEAIGLSGMTETPLVIMNTQRGGPSTGLPTKQEQSDLMQMIYGTHGDIPKIVVAPTDAEDAFYLTIEAFNLAEEYQCPVIILSDLQLSLGKQTVKQLDYSKIEIKRGATITEDIERDPDDKNYFKRYALTETGVSPRPIPGVKGGIHHVTGVEHNEEGKPSENAENRHNQMNKRMRKTERLLIEQPVEGELKHEQADILYLGFISTKGAIQEGVERLENKGHKVNHLQIRQLHPFPSQLIQDAVDQAQKVVVVEHNYQGQLANIIKMNVNLADKLVNQVKYDGTPFLPFEIEEKGHEILKTLKERV
- a CDS encoding 2-oxoacid:ferredoxin oxidoreductase subunit beta, yielding MATFKDFRNSVKPNWCPGCGDFSVQAAIQKAAANVGLEPEDVALITGIGCSGRLSGYVNSYGVHSIHGRALPLAQGVKMANRDLTVIASGGDGDGYAIGMGHTIHALRRNMNITYIVMDNQIYGLTKGQTSPSSAPGFITKTTPKGSIEQNVAPLELALSSGATFVAQGFSSDIKALTKMIEDAINHDGFSFVNVFSPCVTYNKVNTYDWFKENLTSIDDIEDYDQTNKQKAMQTVLEYESLLKGIIYQDTTTPSYESQISELGETPLAHQDIKLDQAQFESLTKQFV
- a CDS encoding thiamine-binding protein — protein: MIDTLMSIQIIPETPNGEDVIPYVDEAISIIGQSGLNYRVGPLETTVEGEMSELLILIQKLNERMVELEVPSVISQVKFYHVPEGISIETLTYKYD